gggggtggtcacgaattaaagtccatttcgccctaggttaaaggttaaagtggcagcccgattaagattcaggctcacttagactattcagtccattgtgatttcgccctaggacgcatatttaaggagatatgggcaaaataactttttcatataaaaattgcaatttttttaggttttgagtggattattaaatattttggggtgttacgaattaaagtccttttcgctctaggacgcgtatatacgaagatatgggaaaaataaatttttcagataaaaatttcaattttttttaggttttgggaggattattcattttttttgggggtggtcatgaattaaagtccttttcgcgctagggcgcttagtttaggagatatgggcaaaataagtttttcatatcaaaatttaaatttttttagcttttgggtggatttgtcagttttttgggggtggtcacgaattaaagtccatttcgccctgggacgcatatttaaggagatatgggcaaaataactttttcatataaaaattgcaattttttaggttttgagtggattattaaattttttggggtgttacgaattaaagtccttttcgctctaggacgcatatatacgaagatatgggcaaaataagtttttcatataaaaatttcaatttttttaggttgtgggaggattattcaatttttttgggggtggtcatgaattaaagtccttttcgcgctagggcgcttagtttaggagatatgggcaaaataagtttttcatatcaaaatttaaattttttttaggttttgggtggatttgtcaattttttgggtgtggtcacgaattaaagtccttttcgccctagaacgtatatttaaggagatatgggcaaaataactttttcatataaaaattgcaatttttaggttttgagcggattattaaatttttttgggtgttacgaattaaagtccttttcgcttaaaCGCGTTGTTAGTGCTTGAGCGCGTTTGCTCAGCGGATATTCTGGTGGTACACCAGAATAAATGGTTTAATGATAGTCCTGGTAGTGCACCAGAACTTTCTTTTAAGAGGAGTTTAAAATTCTTTACTCGGTGGTACACCAAGAAAGAATATAATCACGCCAATTGAAACACCAAGAGGTTTAATCGTAGTGATcatctttattaaatttattcagCCTTATATACTAAATACAAGTAAGTAGTAATAACAAcaaaagtaaaagaaaaataacataGTCGAATTATTTGCCGGAATTGCTTATGCTGCAGTTAAATTCTTTTTCCATATGAAGCCAATGACTGGTGTTGAGTTTCGTATTATTTGGCTGGTAGCTTGAATAGCATACGCAAGCGAAATGTTCTTGCGCGTGCCATTCAATACCTGACATATGAATTACCACCTTTGGATTGGCTGCAATATAGAAAGAATGAAAAGAGCagcagattttaattttattctattggagatttattttattttgtcaaaacaaaataaaaaatcatgaaGAATAAACATATTGCGGCCCCGAGGGGAGTCGTGAATAATTTTGAGAGGTTTGTATAAGCTAATTCCGGTTACCTTGTAGGTTTTATTTGGGATGGGTCTACTGAAATGTCCCATGTTGATCTTGGAGCAGGCTGTGGTGATATATGCATGTTGGCCCTTTTCTTAAAAATGCACTTTGTTAGTAGGACCACAACAGCGATTAGAATAAGTCCTAATCCACAGTAGCTAACGATCAGGCTATGAACTGCATGGTAATTTGAGGTTGATGGAATTTCACGTAGTTGTGCCTTCACTTCTGCCTGCAAACGATTTATTTCTTCGAAACCTGAGCGGTGAATGAACGCTTGCGTTATATTTTCCATGTTAGGTAGTGTATTGAAGAATGACATCTCATTGTATGAACTGGACTGGTGTAGGGTCGATGTGATAGTTTGGTGGCTGTTGATAGTAATCATCTCATTTTTTATTGTGCAACCTGCTGGCAGTGTTAATATTCCAGTACCCTGTAAAGGCTGATAGTTGCTTTTACCATTACGGACTGTACTTAATTTCAGCTGTGCATCAGTGGCAAACAGCCATTGATTTTTCTTAAAGAGTTGATACCACACATTGTGGTTATATAATGCTTCGATATTGCAGCTAGGGTCAGATTCGTTGTTGAATAGATGGACTTCGCAGCTACAAATCTGTGCACCTTTATGGTAAACTGCTTGGACATTTGGGCATAAAAAGGTGTTGTGATCCAGTGAGTTGCAGTCAAGTAGTTTGATGTTATCCATTGTAAAATATTGATCACGATGAGCATTAAAGGCTATCATTTCTGATGTCGGCATGAGGGCTACTAGAGTATTATTTACCACTTGTGGAACTGGTGTCCTGGTTTGACAAGGTGCAGATAATATGGTCGTTCGATATTGATGCATGAGCTGTTGCGATGCCATATAATTGTATTATATCTACTACTGGTAGTGTTAAATCTTGCGGTAGGTTAGCCTTTATATTAGCTACCTCGACAGCAAATTGTTGTGGAGTTAGTAGAAGAGGGCTGATTCGACCATGATGAATGTCAGCCAACAAATCCGTCATGGAAACATGCATTTTTTGCAAGTTATTTGCAATTAGAATTAACTGGATACTGAGCGATAAGATGAGTTGAGAACGGTAGATATTTTCGTTGTTTGTCAGATTCATGAGTCtacttattttaaaattaattttttcaaaactctcCTGTGTCCGAGCTTCAGATTGCTTCATGAGATTAAGGGTAGAGTCCAGAAATGATGTTTGGTTCCGCAGTAGGTCTTGCAGTCGAGCTTCGTTGGTTTTAATACTATTGATTGTTCCTGACATTTTCTCAGCATAATTTGAGTCCAGACACCAAATAATGAATTTGCTACGTTGCCGACTATATCTATTGCCCCTCGTTTCTTCCGTAGAATGAGATTTTCTGGAGTGGCTGGCAAATCTTTCTGGATATTGTAGAAATGGGTTATTAGGTCACTACATTGATCGCGGAAGTGTGAGTGATTGCATGTTTTCGCTAAGGCATTGGTTCCGTTGATGAAGAGCTGCAGTTCCTTATGAAGAGGTGCCAGTTCGAAATATATCAGAAGCTTCCATTCTGATAGAATTGGCTTAATGTTACCAATACACTCAAAATTTATACCGGGGTTGCCTTTAATCGGAGTATAGGTAACTTGTTGGCACATCACTAGTGGGAGGAATAATGCTAGCATAACTAGCATGCTGGTTGTGGGAAGGTTAGCACGTTTTGGAGGTGGTGAACCATTGTCTTTGTCGCTAGATGCGGCGCTGCGGCTAAGCGGAAATGAATTATCTCCTTTTTCGTCGTTAGTTTGTTCTAGAGGGAGAGGAGCGAGTAGGTGAATGGCTCGCTTAATGATACCGCTTGAGGTTTTTACTGCAGCTGCCCTGACGAAACCATCTGACCCTGGATAAGTTTCAATGACTTTACCAAGTCGCCAGTTCATGACAGGCAAGTTATCTTTAATTGCGACTATAGTGCCCAATTGCAGATTTTGAGATGCAGTTTGCCATTTATTACGCTGCTGGAGTTCATTGAGATATTCCTGGGACCATCTTTTCCAGAATTGGTGTTTTATTCGGGATACTAACTCCCATCGTTTTGCCAAAGTTGATGTTGTTGCTTGGGCTGTGACGTCTACTTGAGCAGTTAGAGGTTCTCCAATCAAAAAATGGCCCGGAGTCAGTGCAGCGGCGTCATTAGGATCATTTGGTAGTGGTGCTATTGGCCTAGAGTTTAGTATCGCTTCAACCTCTATGACAATGGTCTCCATTTCTTCGTAAGTCAAGGATGCACTCGATATTTCCTTTATCAGAAGACCTTTAGCGGATTTTACAGCTGATTCCCAAAGTCCACCGAAATGAGGAGATCGCGGAGGTATAAAGTGGAAAGTAATGCTTCTAGTTGCGCATTCTCGTTGTATTTTTTCTTGAGCTGTTGTTGAGAATAACGAGGTTGACAGCTCTGCGAGTTGATTTTTTGCTCCCACGAAGTTGGTAGCGTTATCACAATATAGGTTTTGGCAATGGCCCCTTCGGCCAATGAATCTTTTCAACGCCCCAATGAAGGCATCGGTTGTAAGGTCCGTTACAAGTTCTAGATGAACGGCCTTTGTTGAAAAGCAGCAAAATATCGCAAGATATGCTTTCTGAGGTCGTTTTCCTCTTGTTTTGAAATGTACCCAGATTGGTCCGCAATAATCTACCCCTGCGTTTATGAAGGGCCTTGCAGGCGTTACTCTTGTTTCTGGCAAATTTCCCATAATTTGTTTCAGAAGCTTTGGTTTTGATCTTGCACATTGAATACATTTGTGAACAGTTTCACGAGCCAAATGCTTTCCTTTGATGGGCCAGAAGCGTTGTCTCGCCGTAGCAAGGAGTGCGGTAGGTCCGCAATGCTTATTTTCCTTATGTAACGATTCGAAGATTAGTCGACTTATTGGGTCATTGAATGGCAAAAGCATGGGATGTTTGGCATTAAAACTCAAATTCGATTCTTCTAGTCTACCTCCAACTCTTAAAACTGTATGTTCGTCCAAAAACGGCGACAAACCTTTGATTTGACTTGAGCCTTTAAGTTCTCTATGCTTCTCCAGTTGTAAAATGTCTTCTTTGAAGTTAGAATGCTGTGCGATACGAACTATGACAATAAGAGAATCGTGAAGTTCAAGGGGAGTGAGGGTTGGCCTGTTTTGTCGATTTTCTTTACGggttttggaatttttaataaatctcaGAACATAAGCAACAATTCGTTGGAGTGTCTTCAAGGAATTCCTGTGATTTATTTTGTACAAGAAGTTTTCTGCATCAGCGGCCAACATTAGGTTGTGGAGGTTCTGCTTTCGTTCAGTGCTAATCGAATCAGGAGAAGGAAGAAACGCAGGAGGCCAATGTTTCTCGTCTCCGTGAAGAAAGAATGGTCCAAGCATCCATTGGGTTGTTTGTTTCAACTGATGGGGGTCTGATCCCCTAGATATGATGTCTGCTGGGTT
This is a stretch of genomic DNA from Haematobia irritans isolate KBUSLIRL chromosome 4, ASM5000362v1, whole genome shotgun sequence. It encodes these proteins:
- the LOC142235553 gene encoding uncharacterized protein LOC142235553, encoding MFRQILIHPKDRPYQIILWRNNITEPINYFTLNTVTYGTRPAPYLAIRCLKEISRENKMHFPLAASFLEKNFYVDDGLGGADNLNTALEIQRQLQQVMAQYGFNLRKWSANHIHLLHNIPECDQEVSLDFSTDDTNYTKTLGLAWLPKADQLKVKVNLAPIRSVTKRTVTSDLARIFGPLGLLSPLVVRAKIFVQELWNLNLSWDEAVPSEFDYRWRNFRESLKSLETFPVHRHVHKGHISQNSQLHIFSDASEKAYGAAVYIRTILPNKIILVNLLCAKSRVAPLKQQTLPRLELCAAQLGANLAVKVKNDLDMMTTPTYYWTDSTIVLNWINSRSSSFHTFVANRIASIQDNTTPEQWRHVSSKDNPADIISRGSDPHQLKQTTQWMLGPFFLHGDEKHWPPAFLPSPDSISTERKQNLHNLMLAADAENFLYKINHRNSLKTLQRIVAYVLRFIKNSKTRKENRQNRPTLTPLELHDSLIVIVRIAQHSNFKEDILQLEKHRELKGSSQIKGLSPFLDEHTVLRVGGRLEESNLSFNAKHPMLLPFNDPISRLIFESLHKENKHCGPTALLATARQRFWPIKGKHLARETVHKCIQCARSKPKLLKQIMGNLPETRVTPARPFINAGVDYCGPIWVHFKTRGKRPQKAYLAIFCCFSTKAVHLELVTDLTTDAFIGALKRFIGRRGHCQNLYCDNATNFVGAKNQLAELSTSLFSTTAQEKIQRECATRSITFHFIPPRSPHFGGLWESAVKSAKGLLIKEISSASLTYEEMETIVIEVEAILNSRPIAPLPNDPNDAAALTPGHFLIGEPLTAQVDVTAQATTSTLAKRWELVSRIKHQFWKRWSQEYLNELQQRNKWQTASQNLQLGTIVAIKDNLPVMNWRLGKVIETYPGSDGFVRAAAVKTSSGIIKRAIHLLAPLPLEQTNDEKGDNSFPLSRSAASSDKDNGSPPPKRANLPTTSMLVMLALFLPLVMCQQVTYTPIKGNPGINFECIGNIKPILSEWKLLIYFELAPLHKELQLFINGTNALAKTCNHSHFRDQCSDLITHFYNIQKDLPATPENLILRKKRGAIDIVGNVANSLFGVWTQIMLRKCQEQSIVLKPTKLDCKTYCGTKHHFWTLPLIS